TTTAGTCATTCGTTCTGATAGAATAGGGGCCGATGATGACCCCGTTACACCAGGAAGTTCCGGACTTCCCCCGCGGTCCCGCGTAGCTTCACGGGGCGGGCAGGGTGGGGCGGGGGATGACAGGATGGATTTCCGTCGTCCGCATCGGTATGGCGCCGTATTTGTAAAAAGGGGAAATCGTGAGTTCAAAGGAACGCGTATCGTCACAAAACTTCTGTACTAAGCATGATCTCGAAGCGTTTGAGGACCAGAGGTTGGCTCCTTATGCCATAAAGAGCTTTTATGCCACGAGACAGCGCAATATCAGGTCGGAAGGAAGGATACACGATTACCGGACGGAGTTCCAACGGGACCGCGACCGGATCCTTCATTCCAGGGCATTCCGCAGATTAAAACATAAGACGCAGGTTTTTGTGGCCACCGAGGGGGATCACCAGAGAACACGGTTGACCCATACCCTGGAGGTCTCCCAGATGGCTCGGACACTCTGCCGCGCCCTCTCCCTCAATGAGGACCTTGCGGAGGCGATTGCCCTCGGGCACGACCTCGGGCATACACCCTTCGGACATATCGGGGAAGAGGTCCTGCATGGGATCATGTCCGGCCAGGATGATCTGGACGGGCTTCTTGATTTCATGACCTTGGGGAATCCGGGCGGATTCAAACATAATTGTCAGAGCCTTCGGGTCGTCGACCTCCTGGAGAAGCGGTATGAGGAGGATGGACTGAACCTCACCGATGAAACGCGTATCGGCATATTAAGGCACACCTCTCTGCCTGATGATATGACGTATCAGGCCTTCGAGTCGAAAAAATTCAGCGTGAAGGGCCCTCTGTTTTTAGAGGCACAGGTAGTCTCCATCGCCGACGAGGTCGCCCAGCAGGCCCACGATATGGAGGATGGTCTCCGCGCCGGTCTGGTCGATCTCGAGAAAATCGAGCGGCTCAGGATCATGAAGGAAATGATCCGGAAAATTCATCCCGACTATCATGCAACCCGCAGCCGGTTTCTCAAGCAGAATATGCTCGTGCGGGGGACCATTCATGTCCTACTGACCGATATTCTTGTGAATTCAGCAAAAAAGATCAAGGAGTGGGGGAGCCGGGAAGGGATCATCTCTTCCGAGCAGTTCTATCAGCGGCTGAATGATTTTCCGTCAGACCTGATTGAATTTTCCCGCAAGGGCAAGGGGCTTTTTCAGGAACTCAAGGAGTTTGTCTACCGGGAGATTATCAACAGCTATGAGGTGAACATCATGGACGGCCGGGCGATCCATTTCATCCGGAATCTTTACAAGGCCTATTATAATAACCCCAGACAGCTCCAGGACTGGGTCCTCCTGAGGTATGCCCATGGCAGGCGTGAGGCCTATCTTCGAGACATCCCCCTGAAGGAGGTGGGACGAAAGATTCATAAACTTCAGGATGATCCGGTCTTCCTCAGGCTGATCTCGGATCATATCGCAGGGATGACGGACAAGTTTGCCATGGACGAGTATCGAAAACTCTATCTTCCATGATTCGGTGAATTTAAAGAAAATGGCACAAGGCGAGGTTTTTCATGTCGGATTCCGGAGTTTATAGGTCCGGGTATGCGGCCTTGATCGGTCGTCCTAACGTGGGGAAGTCGACCCTGATGAACCGTATGCTGGGTGAGAAACTCTCCATTGTGACGGAGAAACCCCAGACGACCCGCAACAGGATCCTGGGGATCAAAACCACCGAACGTTTTCAGGCCCTCTTCCTGGACACGCCCGGTATCCATACTGTAAAACACCGGCTGAACGAGATCATGCTGAAGGCCGCCCTTTCAGCCCTTGAGGACGCGGATCTGATTTTGTTTTTAGTGGAACCTGTCTTAGAAGTCAATGAGGAGGATCAGTGGATATGCCATAAGCTGGAAAAGGTCAAAACACCGGTCATCCTGATTATCAACAAGATAGACACCATCAGACCCGAAAACCTTCTTCCCCTGATCCGGGAGTACGGCAGTCTCCTGACATTTAAAGAGGTCATCCCTGTTTCGGCCTTGACCGGGGAGGGCGTTCCCGATCTTGAGGTTCTGATCCCTTCATTTCTCCCTGAGGGGCCGCGCTACTACCCTGAGGAAAATTTAACCGATCTCTCCGAGAGGTTTATGATTTCGGAAATGATCCGGGAAAAGATCATCCAGCAGACGCAAAAGGAGATCCCTTATGCTGCAGCCGTGGTTGTTGAGGCCGTGAGAAAGAGGGAAGGGGCGGATCTGGTTGATGTGGAGGCTGTCATCTACATAGAGAAGGAGTCTCAGAAAGGGATTCTCATCGGGAAGCACGGGAAGAGGCTCAAGGAGATCGGCGTCATGGTTCGTCCGGAGATCGAGGGGCTCTTGAATTCCAGGGTCTATCTTAAACTCTGGGTCAAGGTACGTAAGGGTTGGCGGGACCATTCCGGTATGCTGAAGGAAATGGGATTTGATATATCATTGCATAATTAAATGGGAGAAGAACCGAAATTAATTAAGTGGAGTTATTTTCAGCGTAGAGGTATATAGGGTATGCCGCTTTATTCCACCGAAGCTGTTGTGCTCCGTAAGATTGACTACCGGGAATCCGACCAGATCATGACCTTCCTTACGCCGGATTACGGCAGGATCTCAGGATTGGTCAGGGGGGCAAAAAGAATACGAAGCCGCTTCGGAGCCGCCCTTGAAATGCTGACCTACGGGAGACTCATCTATTTTGACCGGCAGGGTAAGAACCTGGTTTCCATCAATCACTTCGATATCCTGAAGTCTTTTCAACGGATCCGGGAGGACCTGATCCGGTCCGCTTCCTGCCAGTATATGGCCGAACTGATCATGGGATTGA
This region of Nitrospirae bacterium CG2_30_53_67 genomic DNA includes:
- a CDS encoding GTPase Era; amino-acid sequence: MSDSGVYRSGYAALIGRPNVGKSTLMNRMLGEKLSIVTEKPQTTRNRILGIKTTERFQALFLDTPGIHTVKHRLNEIMLKAALSALEDADLILFLVEPVLEVNEEDQWICHKLEKVKTPVILIINKIDTIRPENLLPLIREYGSLLTFKEVIPVSALTGEGVPDLEVLIPSFLPEGPRYYPEENLTDLSERFMISEMIREKIIQQTQKEIPYAAAVVVEAVRKREGADLVDVEAVIYIEKESQKGILIGKHGKRLKEIGVMVRPEIEGLLNSRVYLKLWVKVRKGWRDHSGMLKEMGFDISLHN